A genomic region of Xyrauchen texanus isolate HMW12.3.18 chromosome 29, RBS_HiC_50CHRs, whole genome shotgun sequence contains the following coding sequences:
- the LOC127622792 gene encoding guanylyl cyclase-activating protein 2-like has translation MGQSQSEMHNEVALAQIQGLYKKSVSECPSGNLHLHEFKRIFGITHKSTEEECAYMENLFRSFVANQDNTIDFMEYVAALHLVLRGRLEDKLKWSFKVYDSDGNGCLDKREVTQVIKTIHSLKMHENSSSCGDLSPDQICDRIFKLVDKNKDGEISLEEFLEGAQRDKWVMEQLKLDVRPSGWFLEQQKKCSQT, from the exons ATGGGTCAGTCACAGAGTGAAATGCACAATGAAGTAGCACTTGCTCAGATTCAAGGGCTGTACAAGAAGTCTGTCAGCGAGTGTCCTAGtggaaatctgcatctccatgaGTTCAAACGAATCTTTGGCATCACCCATAAAtccacagaagaagaatgtgCCTATATGGAGAACTTGTTTAGGTCCTTTGTTGCAAATCAGG ataacaccATTGATTTCATGGAATATGTGGCTGCCCTACATTTGGTTCTTCGTGGTAGACTTGAGGATAAACTGAAGTGGTCTTTCAAAGTTTATGACAGCGATGGAAACGGATGTTTGGACAAGCGAGAGGTGACGCAAGTTATTAAG ACTATACACTCACTGAAGATGCATGAAAACTCTTCGAGCTGTGGAGATCTCAGCCCAGATCAGATATGTGACCGAATCTTCAAACTTGTTGACAAAAACAAAGATG GTGAGATTTCCCTAGAGGAGTTTTTGGAAGGAGCTCAGAGAGACAAATGGGTGATGGAGCAACTTAAACTGGATGTGAGACCAAGTGGCTGGTTTCTTGAACAGCAAAAGAAATGTTCACAAACATAA